Below is a genomic region from Oceanispirochaeta sp..
TGGCTGTTCCTTCAATCAGGACTTTGCCCTCCAGTACTCCCCCCATGAGATGGGGGGTTCTGCCGTTAAACAGGTCACAGAGAGTGGATTTTCCGCTTCCTCCCGGACCGACCAGAATATTAAAACTGCCCTGGAGCAGCTTAAAACTGATGTCCTTCAGAACAGGTTCGTCCTCTTCATTGTACCTGTAGGATACATTCTGGAATTCGACAGAATAGGCCATATTGTTTCTCTCCTGGTTTTATTAAATAAGGGCTGCTCCGACTTTTCTCATTACAGCCCTTTTGTGGTTTTATTTCTTCCGGGATGAACGGATCAGTCCGGTTTTTGCTAATTTACTGGCCAGGATATAACCCAGAACGCCACTGAAAACTGCTCCGGAAATCATGTTGACGGGAACGGCCATCCAGACGTCTTTGGAGTAGGAGGGATCCCAACCGAAGAACACAGAACTCCAGAGGGTTCCGAACTGTGAAGAAGCAATTCCAGCCATAATGGCGGTAATAAGACCGAACCGGGAATATCCGACGCAGAGCAGAATTGCTTCAATGGCGAGTCCCTGTGAAATTCCCCAGCCCAGTGTACCGATTCCGGCAGCATTTCCAAGAAGTACTTCTGTAGATGCTTCGATGAGACCGAACATCAGGGCAATTCCGGGTTTCCGTACGATAAATACGGCCAGAATATAGGCCCACATGAACATTCCCTGAATCATAGCTCCCCCCAGAGGACCAAGGGATGTGTTGGCCAGATACCAGAGATTTCCAACACCTGTATTGATCACACCGGCAATGGCTGCCAGTACAGCTACGATAACAAGGTTCTGTGTGGTATAACCGCCTTTTTCCTTGTCTACCTGATTCTTGTCTGTAAAACGGGCAATAAGACCCAATAGAGCAACAAGCACCACGTTAAAAACAGTGTAAAATGTCATAATTCCTTCTCCTTGAAAAATATTTAACCCGGCAATGCTCAGCCGGAGGATTCCTATAACATGATGCCCATTTCAATGAGCTCATTTTTTACTTCATTGTAAATTTTCTGCCATTCAGGCCGTGGCTGCACTGTTAAGAGGTCATAGGCTTCTTCGATGGATTTTCCGGGGTTGCCCCCTTCCTGTTCAAACACATATTCATATTTCTGCAGAAGGGCTTGTATTATTTTGTTCCCATCAGACAGTGTCATTTTCTGTTTCGTAATCCCATGAGCCACTTCGGCCATCAGGCGGACTTCCAGACCGGTTCCATGAGGTTTGCTTCCGTCTGCGGAGCCCACTCCTTCCAGATGTCCTCCGCTCAAAGAGATGGCAATCGTATTGGCCGCGACTTCATAGAGGAGTTCTTTTGTGACGGCGCCGCTTTTGGGATAAACATCACAGACAATCACCCCGGGGGCATTTCGTGCAAAAG
It encodes:
- a CDS encoding ECF transporter S component, which codes for MTFYTVFNVVLVALLGLIARFTDKNQVDKEKGGYTTQNLVIVAVLAAIAGVINTGVGNLWYLANTSLGPLGGAMIQGMFMWAYILAVFIVRKPGIALMFGLIEASTEVLLGNAAGIGTLGWGISQGLAIEAILLCVGYSRFGLITAIMAGIASSQFGTLWSSVFFGWDPSYSKDVWMAVPVNMISGAVFSGVLGYILASKLAKTGLIRSSRKK
- a CDS encoding ATP-binding cassette domain-containing protein; the encoded protein is MAYSVEFQNVSYRYNEEDEPVLKDISFKLLQGSFNILVGPGGSGKSTLCDLFNGRTPHLMGGVLEGKVLIEGTA